From Triticum urartu cultivar G1812 chromosome 2, Tu2.1, whole genome shotgun sequence, a single genomic window includes:
- the LOC125537329 gene encoding vacuolar protein sorting-associated protein 32 homolog 1-like: MLSWILRGCRDECSATDQLKQARDVFVAKEAVLQKKISQEMERAKLFTKSGNKQAAMQCLKRKRYYESQMNQVGSVRLRIDTKEKMIADNMVNK, encoded by the exons ATGTTGTCGTGGATCCTCCGTGGCTGCCGCGACGAGTGCTCCGCCACTGACCAGCTCAAGCAG GCTCGTGATGTCTTTGTGGCAAAAGAGGCAGTCTTGCAAAAGAAGATATCACAAGAGATGGAACGTGCCAAGTTGTTCACAAAATCAGGAAACAAGCAAGCAGCAATGCAGTGCTTGAAGAGGAAAAGGTACTACGAGAGCCAAATGAACCAGGTTGGAAGTGTCCGGTTACGCATTGATACCAAGGAAAAGATGATCGCTGATAACATGGTGAACAAATAA